A stretch of the uncultured Desulfobacter sp. genome encodes the following:
- a CDS encoding helix-turn-helix transcriptional regulator — protein sequence MHQIMVSPRDLGATLRELRKQKGMTQTALGKRVGLDQKRISLMENGNPNIRVDSLFRLLSALDVGMALEPKAIDGTTPVQGNQEYNKDEW from the coding sequence ATGCATCAGATCATGGTCTCCCCCAGAGATCTTGGGGCAACACTTAGAGAATTGAGGAAGCAAAAAGGGATGACCCAGACAGCCTTGGGTAAACGGGTGGGGCTTGACCAAAAACGGATATCCCTAATGGAAAACGGCAATCCTAATATCCGGGTGGATAGCCTATTCAGACTGCTTTCCGCCTTGGACGTGGGCATGGCCCTTGAGCCGAAGGCCATTGATGGAACGACTCCAGTCCAGGGGAACCAGGAATATAATAAGGATGAATGGTGA
- a CDS encoding type II toxin-antitoxin system HipA family toxin yields the protein MGKAKNLTVLMNGIPVGRLNRSAKGIISFGYDEDWLSDRNRRPLSLSLPLTTQVYSGDRVENYFDNLLPDNMTLRNRLQARVGASSTRAFDLLSHIGRDCVGAVQLVPEGKTPNVKMVTADRVDETQVEDILKSYAAMPLGVDIDAGFRLSVAGAQEKTAFLRMQNDWYRPSGATPTSHIFKLPMGRLGQTGLDLSGSVENEWLCQKLLGAFGMAAADTQIANFGSQKVLVVKRFDRRWSADSTWLIRLPQEDICQATGIPSALKYEADGGPGMTTVMDLLLGSNKAHEDRTLFMTAQLLFWMLGAIDGHAKNFSIFLRPGNRFHLTPLYDVISIYPLARAGQISMHKVKMAMAVSGKNRHYRWNSITRRHWLNTAKKCRYPEDEMKQIIEKCCDMAQGCIDQVGATLPPGFPGQISAAIFSGMHHARERLINNKKDVSV from the coding sequence ATGGGGAAGGCAAAAAATCTTACCGTCCTTATGAACGGTATTCCTGTGGGCCGGCTGAACCGCAGTGCCAAAGGGATTATCTCTTTTGGTTATGACGAGGATTGGCTTTCAGACCGCAACAGAAGACCCTTGTCTCTATCCCTGCCTCTCACAACCCAGGTTTATTCTGGTGACCGGGTTGAAAATTATTTTGACAACCTGCTGCCGGACAACATGACATTGCGCAACAGGCTGCAGGCCAGGGTCGGTGCTTCGTCCACCCGGGCCTTTGATCTGCTCTCCCATATCGGCAGGGATTGTGTGGGAGCTGTGCAACTTGTGCCCGAAGGAAAAACACCAAATGTCAAAATGGTCACCGCAGATCGGGTAGATGAAACGCAGGTAGAGGATATTCTCAAATCCTATGCCGCCATGCCCCTGGGGGTGGACATTGATGCTGGTTTCAGGCTGTCCGTTGCCGGTGCCCAGGAAAAAACCGCATTCCTAAGGATGCAGAACGACTGGTACCGCCCTTCCGGAGCTACGCCTACCAGCCATATTTTCAAGCTGCCCATGGGGCGACTGGGCCAAACCGGCTTAGATTTGTCAGGCAGCGTGGAAAACGAATGGCTCTGCCAAAAGCTTTTGGGAGCCTTTGGCATGGCGGCGGCTGACACCCAAATAGCAAACTTCGGCAGCCAGAAGGTGCTGGTGGTGAAGCGGTTTGACCGACGCTGGTCCGCTGACAGCACCTGGCTGATCCGACTGCCCCAGGAAGATATCTGCCAAGCCACGGGAATCCCTTCGGCCCTGAAATATGAGGCGGACGGGGGACCAGGCATGACCACGGTCATGGATCTGCTTCTGGGGTCAAACAAGGCTCATGAGGACCGGACCTTATTCATGACGGCCCAGCTGCTTTTCTGGATGTTGGGGGCCATTGACGGTCATGCCAAGAATTTCAGCATTTTTCTTCGTCCCGGCAACCGGTTTCACCTGACCCCACTTTACGATGTCATTTCAATCTATCCTTTGGCCAGGGCTGGCCAGATTTCCATGCACAAGGTTAAGATGGCCATGGCCGTGTCAGGGAAAAACCGTCATTACAGATGGAACAGCATCACCAGAAGACATTGGTTAAATACTGCAAAAAAATGCAGGTACCCGGAAGATGAGATGAAGCAAATTATTGAAAAATGTTGCGATATGGCACAAGGGTGCATCGATCAGGTAGGTGCTACCCTCCCCCCGGGGTTTCCCGGACAGATCTCAGCAGCAATTTTTTCTGGAATGCACCATGCAAGGGAACGGTTGATTAACAATAAAAAGGATGTATCTGTTTAA